The following proteins are co-located in the Anser cygnoides isolate HZ-2024a breed goose chromosome 2, Taihu_goose_T2T_genome, whole genome shotgun sequence genome:
- the MACC1 gene encoding metastasis-associated in colon cancer protein 1, translating to MEENTSSSGTASLHNSEIPRSRSEGTLIDVDDRTPSATYNVNESKLDLDIDWSDLFEHAHVVSKTNPFWNELSASNPFVHDIAASNRNANNKYLSVLKEKPYLFSKVSSNRDSLASSGDELDIDCLLRKTPARRSGRSKSVSDFLDIIDNRRFNPCKTIPQKTITSDITYLQNDREAYKMAWLNHRQLTRSCLDLEAMSHSPGWAQTQATDIHIVCKLNHEGGSVQLPDSDINVHIPVGHVLPGEFQEVGLRAILNPPSSFNNELSSTVSPLIELTLSNLNTKEAIFLEVKVAAQVKNDPLSQVMSDIVCFFSFSKEGPFKKLENCYTYQDTIQVKLTDLSHVMYAVIAVQANKLQPPATNVWDYVHRTVSVGIYGPKYIHPSFTTVFAVFGHNYIPGKLTICDIKKGGKNMPPVVFQLWGKHTFLLEKPQDLNISLVSCDPDFEVKMEDQSKNIKEEELKTGEMVRHQFLFSMLGCREMHFFVFLVQIKVLRSSQVMQFHVTTPDPAPKLCGIISRPKRLQKRKEIKSAPLFLIPTVKYPKFQDKILNVNTYGVALKTVLRQNKIDYLLEYFKGDTIALLGEDKVKAIGQTKIKEWYVGVLRKKIGLVHCKNIKVISKEQAMDTTDSELTTRNLVEQIVLPFKKLTYIYSVVLSTVSESVYDWRALSDMLGYSHMSLDDFNEAHGDKESDRVAHVVKRLKEDCHANKKKRLFLYELIIALLKIDCQGLVARLTQDTIILTSAVKLGKYWRELAEKLARLTKQQIEAYEVPHQGKSGAVALEMMWKPAYDFLYTWAAHYGDSYRDVLQDLQSALDKMKNPVTKQWRELTGTLILVNCMEVLRASAFSKIEEEE from the exons GAGGAAAACACTTCCAGTAGTGGAACAGCCTCCCTCCATAACTCAGAGATTCCTCGGAGCAGGTCAGAAGGGACTTTGATTGATGTGGATGACCGGACGCCTTCAGCCACCTACA atgtCAATGAAAGTAAATTGGATTTGGATATTGACTGGTCTGACTTATTCGAACATGCCCATGTTGTTTCCAAGACCAATCCTTTTTGGAACGAATTGTCAGCCTCCAACCCTTTTGTACATGACATAGCTGCTTCCaatagaaatgcaaataataaatacCTTTCTGTCTTGAAAGAAAAACCCTATTTGTTCTCTAAAGTTTCTAGCAATAGGGATTCTTTGGCTTCCTCAGGTGATGAGCTAGATATTGATTGTCTTCTAAGAAAGACCCCAGCAAGAAGATCTGGACGATCCAAGAGTGTCTCTGACTTCTTGGATATTATTGATAACCGAAGATTTAATCCTTGCAAGACAATACCTCAAAAAACTATAACTTCAGACATTACGTATCTTCAAAATGACCGCGAAGCCTACAAGATGGCTTGGTTGAATCACCGACAGCTGACTCGGTCTTGCCTAGATTTAGAAGCCATGAGCCATAGTCCTGGATGGGCACAGACGCAAGCTACTGACATTCATATAGTTTGTAAACTGAACCATGAAGGGGGTTCAGTTCAGCTACCTGACTCTGATATCAATGTTCACATCCCCGTGGGTCATGTATTACCTGGAGAATTCCAAGAAGTTGGTTTAAGAGCTATTCTTAATCCTCCCTCGTCATTTAACAATGAGCTGTCTAGCACTGTAAGTCCTCTGATAGAACTCACGCTGAGCAACCTCAACACGAAGGAAGCTATTTTCCTAGAGGTGAAAGTTGCAGCTCAAGTGAAGAATGATCCTCTCAGCCAGGTTATGAGTgatattgtgtgtttttttagtTTCAGTAAAGAAGGACCTTTTAAGAAACTGGAGAATTGCTACACTTATCAAGATACCATACAAGTGAAACTAACAGACCTAAGTCATGTGATGTACGCAGTGATTGCAGTCCAGGCAAACAAACTGCAGCCTCCAGCCACTAATGTCTGGGATTATGTTCATAGAACTGTCTCAGTTGGAATTTATGGTCCCAAATATATTCATCCATCTTTTACAAcagtttttgcagtgtttggtCATAACTACATTCCAGGAAAACTTACAATTTGTGAtataaaaaagggggggaaaaatatgCCTCCTGTTGTGTTTCAGCTGTGGGGAAAACATAcatttctgctggaaaagccCCAGGATCTAAACATTTCTTTGGTATCCTGTGATCCAGATTTTGAAGTAAAGATggaagaccaaagcaaaaatatcAAAGAGGAGGAACTGAAAACTGGTGAAATGGTCCGACACCAATTCCTGTTTTCCATGCTAGGATGCAGGGagatgcatttctttgtttttcttgttcagaTTAAAGTCTTAAGAAGTAGCCAAGTAATGCAGTTCCATGTTACAACCCCTGATCCAGCTCCAAAATTATGTGGAATTATCAGTAGGCCAAAACGCTTACAAAAACGCAAAGAAATCAAGTCTgcacctttatttttaataccaaCAGTTAAATACCCAAAGTTTCAAGACAAAATCTTAAATGTTAATACTTATGGAGTAGCTTTGAAAACTGTGTTACGTCAAAATAAGATTGACTATTtgttagaatattttaaagggGATACAATAGCACTTCTTGGTGAAGATAAAGTAAAAGCCATCGGACAAACTAAAATAAAGGAGTGGTATGTAGGAGTTCTCAGAAAAAAGATTGGTCTGGTACATTGCAAAAACATAAAAGTGATTTCTAAAGAGCAAGCTATGGACACTACTGACAGCGAGCTAACAACCAGGAATCTTGTTGAACAAATCGtattgccatttaaaaaacTGACTTATATCTACTCAGTAGTTTTATCTACGGTGTCAGAGAGTGTTTATGACTGGAGAGCTTTGTCTGACATGCTAGGATATTCACATATGTCTTTGGATGACTTTAATGAGGCACATGGTGATAAAGAATCAGACAGAGTTGCACATGTTGTGAAGAGGCTAAAGGAAGACTGCCAtgctaacaaaaaaaagagactaTTCCTTTATGAGCTCATTATT GCACTTTTGAAAATAGATTGCCAGGGATTAGTGGCACGTCTTACCCAGGACACCATCATTTTGACTTCGGCTGTGAAGCTTGGCAAATACTGGCGGGAGCTCGCAGAGAAGCTAGCCCGACTCACAAAGCAGCAAATAGAGGCTTATGAGGTACCCCACCAAGGAAAAAGCGGAGCAGTAGCTCTGGAG ATGATGTGGAAACCTGCGTATGACTTTCTCTACACATGGGCTGCACATTATGGAGACAGTTACAGGGATGTCTTACAAGACCTGCAGTCAGCCCTGGATAAAATGAAAAACCCGGTAACAAAACAGTGGCGAGAGTTAACTGGAACATTGATTCTTGTGAACTGCATGGAAGTTTTAAGGGCAAGTGCTTTCTCCAAAATCGAGGAAGAAGAATAG